The window ACTATGATTTTTATTCCAATGAAATCTTAAATGATGTAAGGGTGAAATCATCTTTCCTGAAAGATCATTTTGATGCTCAGGAAAACCAGGTGTCCATTCTTGCGAACTTTTCCAAGCATGCTGTAGAATTAGGAAAATCAGGAATCAATCTGAATGCTGATCTTGGCGTAGGATTGGATGCTGTGAAGACAGATTTTGCCATCAGAGATAAAAACTCTTCCAATTTCTTCAATACCAGCCTGACTCCGAAAGTGACGTTCAGAAAAGGAGACTCTTATTTGACATTAGGTTCATCATTCTCTTTCCTGAATGCTAAAAACTCCAATGATCAGTTAGAACAGCAAAAAAATAACAAAACTTACTGGTTCCCTCAGGCAGAATTCCAGTTTGCAGCTGCTAAAGAATTCAAATTCTATGGTGGGGTAGACGGAGGTCTGAAACTGAATACTTATGGAGATATGTTACAGACGAATCCATTCATCCTTTCTGACCAGTTTTTAAAACCTACAGAGACGAAATATCATTTTTATGTAGGATTGAGAGGAGATATTGATGAAACGCTGAAATACGACTTCTCTGCGGGTTACGGAAAGATGAGAGATATTATGTTCTTTAAGGCTAACGGTCTTTTTGATAATACCTCTGTTAATCGTTCTGCCTACAATTTTGCCAATACATTCTCGGCAGTATATGATGATGGAAATGTAAGTGATATCAAAGGTAGCGTACAGTATTTCCCGTTAGCAAATCTGATTTTAGATGCAGAATTAAGGTTCACCAAGTATGATCTTAAGAATTATGACAATATTTATAACGTTCCATTGTTCAATGCGAGCATCGGGGCAAAATATACAATGCTTGACAAAAAGCTATTGTTAGGATTTAAAGGAATATTCGCAAGTGACAGAACAACAAACTCTTATGCAATCGAAGGAGTAGGAGCTCCGAATGTAATCTTCCAGTCTACGGAGAATACAAACGACAAAGTTGGTGGTTACGCTGATTTAAATCTTTCCGCAGAGTATAAAATTCACAAAAATTTCAGTATTTTCGCACTCGGAAATAATCTTCTGAGCTCAAAATACCAGACGTACAAAGGATATAAAGTCCTGGGTGCACAGATTCTGGGAGGTGTGAAAATTACTTTCTAGAGTATAAAAATGAGTAATTAATAATAAACTATATTTGTTACTTATTATTAATTACTCATCAAAATGGCTTCGTAGTTCAACTGGATAGAATATCGGATTTCGGCTCCGAGGGTTGGGGGTTCGAACCCCTCCGAAGTCACAAGGCTTAAACCAATCTTATAGAGGGTTTAAGCCTTTTTTATTTGTTAATCAGTAACAAACGCAATTCGAAATCATTCTTTCTGTAATGAATACTTTTTTACGTAATAATAGTCCGGATGTAGAAGTAATCATTATTCAGCCGGAAATCAACATTGGAGAAATCAGGAACAGTCCCTTTAATTGGAATTTTATTCTTCAACAAAGTTTTGAGCTGACTTTACAACTGATATTTTACCACCAACAGAACATTGACAGGTAGAGGAATCTAAGAGCTCTTTTTTGCCTTCAATTTCAAAATCAGAGGTATTCCATTTTACAGGTGAAGGGGTGCAGGAAGCCCTTAAAATGCTGCATATCCCGAAAGTCTTTATATTGGTGTTAGATTGTTTATCTTCTTCTGTAGCCTGTAGCTTACCATCAATGCTCATAAAGGATTGACTGGTGACTGTGAGCGGAGCTGGTGAAGCTCCTTTGTCGCATTTGAGTTGGGTTTTATCCGTGATATATTGAGGCATTATTAAAGATTTTAAATTGTCCTTTTGTCCATAGTAATTTTCACGATTATTCTGGTGAAGATAAAAGAGTAACAATTTTTTCAAAATTATTTTCTTTAGCAATGTCTAATGCAGTTTTACCATCACTATCTTTTATTGAAATATCAGCACCTGATGAAACTAAAATTTTTACAGAATCATAATTATTGTTATTGACAGCATAAATCAAAGCTGAGTTTTTAAAATTGTTTTGCGCATTAATATTAACACCTTTATCTATCAGAAGTTTAAGAAGGTTACTTCGGTTATTAATAGCGGCTATCATTAATGATGTTGTTTTATTACCATCAACAATTTTAACATCTGCATTATTTTTAATTAGAAGTTTGGCAATACAATCTTTTTTGTCATTATTGCATGTTTTTGCTTTAATTTGTTTTTTTTGTGAATTCATTCGAGCAGCATCTGTAAGTTGAGGTTCTAATGTTTGTTCACAAATTGACAACGCATTAAAAAGAGGCGGGCCTATAGATTTTCCATTATAAAATTGTATTATATTGGGATTGGCTTTATTTTTTAAAAGTATTTGCACAAATTCAATATCTCCACGCGAAGACGCTATTCCTAATGGAGAACTTCCAGACTGAGATATACAATTTACATTTTTTGAAAGAAGTTGTCTGAATTCTTTACTGTTATTTTGAATAATTGCATTACTCAGTTTGTCACATTCAGAAATTTGAGCATTAACTATTACATAGAAAATAGAACTTATTATTAACAAAAATTTCTTCATTACTAACTGTGGTATTTGTGTTTATTATATCACCAAATGTAGATAAATGTATAATGCCACATATACAATTCCTGGAAAAATTCAAAAAGTGTAGTAAAACTACGATTTGATACCAATAGTGTAGGCAGAGATGTATTGGATTTGTTTTTTGAATTAGTTTTAAAACCCATTGTAAAATTAGAATTTTTAATCAGTATATTTTACAATGGAAAGAACCTCTCTTGATCTAATTTCCAAACTTCTTAACATGTACCCTTTTCTCTGAAACCTTAATGACAAATGGTTCAAGATGTATTATTTTTCCTGCCTGAACTGTAAATTCCCTGCTTATTTTCTCAGAATAGGTGTTGGCAGGTAATGAAGTTTCTACAAGTTCTATTCTGTAATTTCCAGATCCAAGGAAAGACCCGATTTCGCCATTGTCATCGGTGATTATATGCTGTAAAAACTTATCTTTATCATAGATATTGAAGATAATTCCTGCTGTTTTAGGATCAAATTCCAATGCTTTTTTAGGATCAAATTCATACGTGATTTTTCCCAGCATGGTTCCGTTTTTATGCAGTGGAACCTGAAGAGAATAACTGCTTTTTTTCACCTCAAACTCCAGTTCATTATAATACCATCCCTGCTGGATTACCTGCTTGAGCATATAGTTACCATACGGAATTGCTTTGTACACAATTTTACCACTCTGATTGGTTTTGAAAGTGACATTGTTGATCATAATGATGTAATTTTCAGCACTTTCGTCACCCTCATCATATACATTATTATTGTTGTTGTCATAAAATACAAATGCAGTTATTTCTCCTTTTTTGCTGGCAATGAGTTTATTAGGCTGGAAGTTCAGTGTGACACCTGCTTCAATGGTAAAAAAGTTATTGCTGAAATTGTTGGAAGAATAATTGAACCAGGAAGAATTCAGGAATACTCCATATCTTTCTTTGGTGTATTTCAGGTTGACAAACCCTGAAGGAGACTTACCATATAAAACATCATCGGTGTAGGATAATCCTGAAGTAATATTGAGCTTTTCACTTAACAGGTTTTTGTTAACAAAAGCGGATACTGAAAATTTCTTATACAGGACGTTTCCATTGAAATTTCTTGATGAAGCAAATTCCGAGAGATAATAGCTGCCATGCTGATATATTCCGTTTATATTGAACCATTTATAGCTGTAATTTCCAGTGATCTTCATCTGATATTCCGAATTGTTATCATCGGGATATTTGACTGCTCCAGCTTCCAGTGCCAATAATGAAGAGTGTTTTCTGTTATTGCTGATCCATGTTGTATTCTGGCTGATTCTAAGTGCTTTCAGCGTTTGCAGTTCCAGATTTCCTGAAGTATCAAAAAAATTATTATAGCTGTTAGAACTTTCCTCCTGATATTGCGTGCCCACAGCAAATCCGAAATTTTTCCTTTTCGCAAAGTTGATTCCAATATCTCCTCTTATGGTATTGGACTTGAAGTCATTGTTGTAAGAGTAAAATTTTGGTGAAAAGTTAGAGACCATTACATTCGCGTACAAATAATGATTTTCAAAAACCGGGGTTGAGAAATTCTGCTGTATTAGTAACATTCCTCTTCTGTTTCCGGGATAATAGTCACTGCTGTAGAAATAGTTTCCATTCAGATTTACTTTTTTGATAGTTCCTGAATACTGTGTTTCTAAAGCCAGGGAAGGTTTGGTAAGGTGTGTATTTTCATAATAACTCAGACCGCTGTATACTTTGGAATTCATTTTCCAATCCTTATTGAAAGAATATTGAATATCTGTACCGAATACATGATGATTCGCCTTTTCATAAGGGTCATTTTTAAAAATATAAGCTGCTGAGAAATTTTTAGAGGCATTTTGAGCACCCATTATTCCCCTGGCATAAAACCCGTATCCGTATTTCAAAAAAGAATTCCTTTCAATAAGGCTGAAACTCTGATCTACAAAACCTACTTCTATTTTCTTGTCTTTATCCGGAGAAGTGTATGCATATTCAGCTCCTCTTCCAAATAATGAAACTTCCATCATTTTACTGATATTCCCTAAAGTAAATTCACTTTGTTCTCTGTGATAAGACACATAGGTATTGGTTACAACAGGATCACTTTGATTGTTCAGCGTATAAATATTACCACGTATAAACATATAGCCTGAAGGAAGATTAAAACCGCCTGACCCTATCAGCTGATACATATCTGTAGTGCTGCCGACGCGCCTGTAGCTGGCAGTAATGGTATTTTTGCTGTAATTTGAAAACAGATCGAACTCCATATCCTGATAACGCTGGGTAGAAGAAACGTTTTGCACCGATATAGAAGTATTGCCAAAAATGTCTTTGTCCGGTTCTCGGAAACCAGCAATATTAACTGTAAACTGTGAGCTCTTCAACAGATTTCCGGAAGGCATAAACCGAAAAACAAATACAGAATCTTTCTGCACATCAATAGTTCCTTTTTTTTCGATGAAAAGGTTCTTTTGGGTAGCTTCCGGAATTTTAAATACGATGGTAACATGCTGCCTTTTGTTTCCTAAATTGGAAACCCTTGCCCGGACTTCCAGGGAATCTTTAGATGTTCCCATGTAGACAACAGGATTTTCAGCTGTTATCTTCATATTGTTATTTTCTGTCACCACATAGGAGAGACTCTTTTTTACAACCTGTTGATTTTTTTCATCGGTAATGGTGAATGTGAGATCTGCTTTACCGGAAACGATAGTGCTGCTGGCCAGTATTTTAATGGGAATAAACAGATTCTGGCCGGTATTCAGTTCTATTTCAGCATTGCTGTCAGAAATTGTTCTGAAACCTTTGGGAGTCTTCACTTCAACTTTACCTTTAAAGTGTTTGTTTTCATTGTTTTTCAGAACAAGCAGAATCTCTACAATATTAGGATTAGCCCGATTGGGCTCATTACGGATTTCCATGCTTATAGCTGTACCAGTCTGGGCCGAAATCCAAATGGAAAACGGGATCAGAATAAAAAGTATTATTTTCCTGAACAGCCTGTTATGAAGCATTATAAATTATTGAGGCGTAATCTCAAATTGAAGCGTTGTTGTATAATCCTCTGCTTTAGCATTGATAAATCTTTCATCATTAGGTTTAGTAGAATACTTCATGTCATAATAAACATCAGCATTCTGTGTAGAATTACCGG of the Chryseobacterium viscerum genome contains:
- a CDS encoding TonB-dependent receptor, with translation MNKKIQILSILFLGISSVAFSQIKEEKLVLNKKREPEVKKIEKKKTSVETIKNYPPEEKSQTPVKYTITDVPAVSDFKTSTIQGEDVAPKFDGTAQNNYFQIGMGNYGKVLVDGNISKTLENKFEVGADVHVLSTNGLKKEYDWKSGQTSANIGAFLNSYGEKGKFNINAEYGLDNYNYYGIYAMQPTGELDLKQKVNQFKVNGYYDFYSNEILNDVRVKSSFLKDHFDAQENQVSILANFSKHAVELGKSGINLNADLGVGLDAVKTDFAIRDKNSSNFFNTSLTPKVTFRKGDSYLTLGSSFSFLNAKNSNDQLEQQKNNKTYWFPQAEFQFAAAKEFKFYGGVDGGLKLNTYGDMLQTNPFILSDQFLKPTETKYHFYVGLRGDIDETLKYDFSAGYGKMRDIMFFKANGLFDNTSVNRSAYNFANTFSAVYDDGNVSDIKGSVQYFPLANLILDAELRFTKYDLKNYDNIYNVPLFNASIGAKYTMLDKKLLLGFKGIFASDRTTNSYAIEGVGAPNVIFQSTENTNDKVGGYADLNLSAEYKIHKNFSIFALGNNLLSSKYQTYKGYKVLGAQILGGVKITF
- a CDS encoding DUF4280 domain-containing protein, with the protein product MPQYITDKTQLKCDKGASPAPLTVTSQSFMSIDGKLQATEEDKQSNTNIKTFGICSILRASCTPSPVKWNTSDFEIEGKKELLDSSTCQCSVGGKISVVKSAQNFVEE
- a CDS encoding ankyrin repeat domain-containing protein — its product is MKKFLLIISSIFYVIVNAQISECDKLSNAIIQNNSKEFRQLLSKNVNCISQSGSSPLGIASSRGDIEFVQILLKNKANPNIIQFYNGKSIGPPLFNALSICEQTLEPQLTDAARMNSQKKQIKAKTCNNDKKDCIAKLLIKNNADVKIVDGNKTTSLMIAAINNRSNLLKLLIDKGVNINAQNNFKNSALIYAVNNNNYDSVKILVSSGADISIKDSDGKTALDIAKENNFEKIVTLLSSPE